In Stomoxys calcitrans chromosome 2, idStoCalc2.1, whole genome shotgun sequence, the following proteins share a genomic window:
- the LOC106081602 gene encoding serine/threonine-protein phosphatase alpha-1 isoform — protein MSDMNIDSIISRLLEVRGARPGKNVQLSESEIRGLCLKSREIFLSQPILLELEAPLKICGDIHGQYYDLLRLFEYGGFPPESNYLFLGDYVDRGKQSLETICLLLAYKIKYSENFFLLRGNHECASINRIYGFYDECKRRYTIKLWKTFTDCFNCLPVAAIVDEKIFCCHGGLSPDLTTMEQIRRIMRPTDVPDQGLLCDLLWSDPDKDTMGWGENDRGVSFTFGAEIVGKFLQKHDFDLICRAHQVVEDGYEFFAKRQLVTLFSAPNYCGEFDNAGAMMSVDDTLMCSFQILKPADKRRFVYPNFGSSGRPLTPPRGANNKNKKK, from the exons ATGTCAGATATGAACATTGACAGCATAATTTCAAGACTTTTGGAGG TACGTGGTGCAAGACCTGGCAAAAATGTCCAGCTGTCCGAAAGCGAGATACGGGGCTTATGCTTAAAATCCAGAGAGATATTTTTATCGCAGCCAATACTGTTGGAGCTGGAGGCACCTCTTAAAATTTGCG GTGACATCCATGGACAATACTATGATTTGTTGCGACTTTTCGAGTATGGTGGCTTTCCTCCAGAGTCGAACTACCTTTTTCTGGGCGACTACGTTGATCGCGGCAAACAATCGTTGGAAACGATATGCTTGCTACTAGCCTACAAAATCAAATATTCAGAGAATTTCTTTTTACTGCGTGGAAATCACGAATGTGCGAGTATTAATAGAATTTATGG TTTTTATGATGAATGCAAAAGGCGTTACACAATCAAGTTGTGGAAAACATTTACAGATTGTTTTAACTGCTTGCCGGTGGCAGCTATAG ttgatgaaaaaattttctgctgtCATGGTGGCCTCAGTCCCGACCTTACAACAATGGAACAAATAAGGCGTATAATGCGGCCGACAGATGTTCCCGATCAGGGTCTGCTATGTGATTTACTATGGTCCGATCCAGACAAGGACACAATGGGTTGGGGTGAAAACGATCGAGGAGTTAGCTTTACATTTGGTGCTGAG ATTGTGGGTAAATTTCTTCAAAAGCatgattttgatttgatttgtcgTGCTCATCAGGTTGTCGAAGATGGCTATGAGTTTTTCGCTAAACGACAACTGGTCACCCTCTTTTCTGCACCAAATTACTGTGGTGAATTTGACAATGCAG GTGCTATGATGTCAGTGGATGACACTTTAATGTGTTCGTTCCAAATTTTGAAACCAGCTGACAAACGTCGATTtgtctatcccaatttcggCAGTTCGGGGCGACCTCTAACACCTCCTCGAGGTgccaataataaaaacaaaaagaaataa
- the LOC106081603 gene encoding putative tricarboxylate transport protein, mitochondrial produces the protein MMDRSFVNPFGQRPWMAQTGAAAPSGGGKGLKGIIAGGITGGIEICITYPTEYVKTQLQLDEKGANKKYNGISDCIKKTVQQKGFFGLYRGLSVLLYGSIPKSAARFGAFETLKGHMVDESGQLSASGKLLAGLGAGVCEAVLAVTPMETIKVKFINDQRSAKPQYKGFAHGVGCIIKSEGISGIYKGVTPTILKQGSNQAIRFYVMETLKDMYKGDDKNKNVPKLVVGAFGAIAGAASVFGNTPLDVVKTRMQGLEAAKYKNTADCAMKIWRNEGLSAFYKGTVPRLSRVCLDVAITFMIYDSFMDLFNKIWKD, from the exons ATGATGGATCGTTCCTTTGTTAACCCCTTTGGTCAACGTCCCTGGATGGCACAAACTGGCGCTGCAGCACCCAGCGGCGGTGGCAAGGGCTTGAAAGGTATTATCGCTGGTGGCATTACTGGAGGTATTGAAATATGCATAACATATCCCACTGAATATGTTAAAACACAGCTGCAGCTCGACGAGAAGGGAGCCAATAAGAAATACAATGGCATTTCCGATTGTATTAAAAAGACTGTGCAACAAAAGGGCTTCTTTGGACTCTACAGAGGCTTGAGCGTTTTGTTATACGGCAGTATACCGAAATCTGCAGCAAG ATTTGGGGCCTTTGAAACTCTTAAAGGACATATGGTAGACGAAAGTGGTCAATTAAGTGCATCCGGAAAACTGCTGGCCGGTTTGGGTGCCGGTGTTTGTGAGGCTGTTTTAGCAGTTACCCCAATGGAAACTATTAAAGTGAAATTTATCAATGACCAACGTAGTGCCAAGCCCCAGTATAAAGGTTTTGCGCATGGTGTAGGCTGTATTATTAAATCGGAAG GTATAAGCGGCATCTACAAAGGTGTAACACCAACAATCCTTAAACAGGGCTCAAACCAAGCTATTCGATTCTATGTTATGGAAACCCTTAAAGACATGTATAAGGGTGACGACAAAAATAAGAATGTGCCCAAATTGGTTGTTGGCGCTTTCGGTGCTATTGCTGGGGCAGCTTCAGTTTTCGGCAACACACCCTTGGATGTGGTGAAGACGCGCATGCAAGGTTTGGAAGCAGCCAAATACAAGAACACTGCTGACTGTGCCATGAAGATTTGGAGGAACGAAGGCCTCAGCGCCTTCTACAAGGGAACAGTGCCTCGCCTTAGCCGTGTCTGCCTAGATGTCGCCATCACTTTCATGATTTACGACTCCTTCATGgatttgtttaacaaaatttggaaagaTTAA
- the LOC106081600 gene encoding 8-oxo-dGDP phosphatase NUDT18 codes for MPLTNSLPSIEQKLLSVLAGQDLGDITQELCDFSLEEQNATAEAQGIQPTAASDFIPVLGKTVTYIVACVLFNENNEVLAMQEAKQSCAGKWYLPAGRMEKNESICEAAIREVFEETGLNCKITTLLAIEAAGGSWFRFVLTGTITGGVLKTPAQADSESLQAKWVKNIQELPLRANDILNIVEIGKSYTNRDHSPALWHNEILPTKYSHHKNYLRVVAVIRKRATNALNVLVSEKNVHHFPTVEVHPQRSLHSTLRKFMVELFGAELPQHRPHGILSVEHCPSAPPHTTDGICLNVLVVFRPPLEEVALIGKCTWHELSKTLEEKLGRILSSKHSAIPLNVIR; via the exons ATGCCTCTGACAAATAGTTTGCCATCGATTGAACAAAAGCTACTGAGTGTATTGGCGGGACAAGACTTGGGTGATATTACACAGGAATTGTGTGACTTCTCTTTGGAGGAACAGAATGCAACCGCCGAAGCTCAGGGCATCCAGCCAACAGCTGCATCCGATTTCATTCCCGTTCTGGGCAAGACAGTAACCTATATTGTGGCATGCGTTTTGTTCAATGAAAATAACGAGGTTCTGGCCATGCAAGAAGCAAAACAATCATGTGCAG GTAAATGGTACTTACCAGCAGGGCGTATGGAAAAGAACGAATCGATATGCGAGGCCGCCATTAGAGAGGTGTTTGAGGAAACAGGTCTAAACTGCAAAATAACCACCCTCTTGGCCATTGAGGCGGCAGGAGGTTCCTGGTTTCGCTTTGTTTTAACGGGAACAATTACAGGAGGAGTTCTTAAAACACCAGCCCAAGCTGATAGCGAATCTCTGCAGGCGAAATGGGTGAAAAATATACAAGAGCTGCCTCTAAGGGCTAATGACATACTCAATATTGTGGAAATCGGAAAATCCTACACAAATCGAGACCATTCTCCAGCGTTGTGGCACAACGAGATACTGCCCACGAAGTACTCACACCACAAAAACTATTTAAGAGTGGTAGCTGTCATTCGAAAACGAGCCACCAATGCCTTGAACGTGCTTGTAAGCGAGAAAAACGTACATCATTTCCCCACAGTGGAGGTTCATCCGCAGCGCAGCTTACATTCCACATTGCGAAAATTTATGGTAGAACTTTTCGGTGCCGAGCTACCACAACATCGTCCCCATGGCATTCTAAGTGTAGAACACTGTCCTTCGGCGCCACCGCACACAACCGACGGAATCTGTTTGAATGTGCTTGTGGTCTTCCGCCCACCATTGGAAGAAGTCGCCCTCATTGGCAAATGCACTTGGCATGAGTTGAGCAAAACACTGGAGGAGAAACTTGGTCGAATTCTCTCCAGCAAACACTCGGCGATTCCATTGAACGTTATTCGATAG